The following is a genomic window from Terriglobia bacterium.
TGATCAAGGACCAACGAACTCGTTATGCCTAGAAGAAACGACATTTCGAAGATCCTCATCATCGGTTCCGGACCTATTGTCATCGGGCAATCGGCGGAATTCGATTACTCCGGCACCCAGGCCTGCAAGGCGCTCAAGAGCGAAGGCTACGAAGTTGTGCTGGTCAACTCCAACCCTGCGACCATCATGACCGACCCGGAGATGGCCGACCGCACCTACGTCGAGCCAATCACCCGCACTTACGTCGAAGAGATCATCCGCAAGGAAGTTGCGCTTGGTGTGGGCAAGGGCATGGCTGTGCTGCCGACGGTTGGTGGGCAGACGGCTTTGAACATGGCCGTGGAACTGGCCGACGAAGGCGTACTTGAGAAATATGGCGTGAAGCTGATTGGCGCGCAGCTCGAGGCCATCAAGAAAGCCGAAGACCGCCTGCTCTTTAAAGATGCGATGACGCGCATCGGGCTCGACGTCCCGCGATCGGCGCTGGTCAACAACCTGAAAGACGGTCTCGAATTCAGCGAAAAGATAGGTTTCCCGGTCGTGTTGCGGCCATCGTTCACGCTGGGCGGATCCGGCGGCGGCATCGCTTACAACCGCGAGGAGTTAGTGGAACTGCTCTCGCGCGGACTCGATCTCTCGCCCGTGCACGAAGTTCTCATCGAAGAAAGCGTGCTCGGCTGGAAAGAGTTCGAGCTCGAGCTGATGCGCGACTTCAACGACAACGTAATCGTCATCTGCTCGATCGAGAACTTCGATGCCATGGGCGTGCACACGGGTGATTCAATCACGGTCGCACCGGCGCAGACGCTCACCGATCGCGAATACCAGCGCATGCGCGACGCGGCGATCAAGGTCATCCGCGAGATCGGCGTCGAGACCGGCGGATCGAATATCCAGTTCGCCGTCCATCCACAGACCGGACGTATGATCGTCATCGAGATGAACCCGCGTGTGTCGCGTTCGTCGGCCCTCGCGTCGAAGGCTACGGGCTTCCCGATCGCAAAGATTGCCGCGAAACTCGCGGTGGGCTACACGCTCGACGAGATTACGAACGACATCACGCGCAAGACTCCGGCCTGCTTTGAGCCGACGCTTGACTACGTGGTCGTAAAGATTCCGAAGTGGCAGTTCGAGAAGTTCACCGGAGCCGACGAGACGCTTGGCCCGCAGATGAAGTCGGTCGGCGAAGTGATGGCGATCGGCCGGACGTTCAAGCAGGCGCTGCTCAAGGGCGTGCGCTCGCTCGAAACCGGCAGGCGCCTGGGATCGGAGCCGATTGAACCAAAGATCGTTACCAAGCGCCTGGTCACGCCACATCCGGAGCGCCTCCAGTACATGCGTTGGGCACTCAGCAACGGATGGAGCGTCGAGCAGGTTTACGAGTTCACAAAAATTGATCCCTGGTTCCTGTATCAGTTGCAAGAAATCGGCGAAGCCCAGAGCGAGCTGGAACAGTTAAACCCGAGTGAGGTGAACGAAGATCAGCTTCGCGGCGCCAAGCGCATGGGCTTCAGTGACGCACGCCTTGCGGACGTCTGGCACATCGGAAACGGCCACGGAGCAGCAGAGACCGTTCGCAACATGCGCAAGAAGCACGGGCTTACGCCGGTTTTCAAGCGTGTGGATACCTGCGCCGCCGAATTCGAGAGCTACACGCCCTACATGTACTCGACCTACGAGGACGAGGATGAGGCGACGCCGACGAATCGCAAGAAAGTGATCATTCTTGGCGCTGGGCCGAACCGCATCGGGCAGGGAATCGAGTTCGACTATTGCTGTTGCCACGCGGCGTTTGCGCTGCGTGAAGACGGCTTCGAGACGATCATGGTGAACTGCAATCCCGAAACCGTCTCGACCGATTACGACACCAGCGACCGCCTCTACTTCGAACCTCTCACGCTGGAAGACGTGCTTTCCATCTACGAGCACGAGGCGACGTCGGGTGCGGAGATCGGGATGATCGTTCAGTTCGGCGGGCAGACACCGCTGAATCTGGCACTGCCGCTGAAAGCCGCCGGCGTGCCAATCATCGGAACCTCGCCGGAGTCGATCGATTTAGCGGAGGATCGCAAGCGTTTTGGCAAACTCCTCGAAGAACTCGATATCCCGCAGCCTCCGGGCGGAACGGCAACCTCGATTGAAGAAGCGCTCCAAGTAGCAAATCGGATCGGATATCCGGTCCTAGTACGACCCTCGTACGTGCTCGGTGGGCGCGCGATGGTCATCGCCTACGACGACAATGCCGTCATCAAGTACATGAAGGAGGCGGTCGAGTACTCGCAGGAGCGGCCAATCCTCATCGATCATTTCCTCGAGGAAGCGACCGAAGTCGATGTCGATTGCCTCTCGGACGGCGAAGATGTCGTGATCGGCGGCATCATGCAGCATATCGAGGAAGCCGGGATTCACTCGGGAGACTCGTCCTGCGTGCTTCCGAGCGTCGATCTCTCGCCCAAGGTTCTGGCGACGATTCGGGACCACAGCTTCCGCCTCGCGCGCGCGCTTAAAGTCATCGGGCTTATGAACGTGCAGTATGCCGTTCAACGCGAGAAGGTGTTCGTGATCGAAGTCAATCCGCGTGCCTCGCGAACTGTGCCTTACGTCAGCAAGGCGACCGGCATCGCCATGGCGAAGATCGCGGCGCGCCTGATGACCGGTCGCAAGCTTCGCGAGTTCGTTCCCGAAAATGTCAGGATGCAGAAGGACCTCGATACGGGCAGCTGCTACTTCGTGAAATCGCCTGTATTCCCTTGGGGCAAGTTCCCGGGCGTCGATACGGTTCTTGGGCCGGAGATGCGGTCGACTGGCGAGGTCATGGGCGTTGCCGACAATTTTGGCGAGGCGTTCGCGAAAGCACAGATTTCGGCCGGGCAGATGCTGCCGACGCAGGGAACCGTCTTCATCAGCGTGGAAGAGCATGACAAGCCCCAGGTTGCAGAACTCGCGCGAAAATTCGTCGACATGGGATTCCGGTTGGTCGCGACTCACGGCACTGCTGCCGTCCTGCAGAAGGCCGGCATGGAAGTAGAGCGCGTGTTCAAAGTCAACGAGGGCCGCCCGAACGTCGTCGATCTCATTAAGGGGCAACGAATTCAACTGATCATCAACACTCCGCATGGTGCCGAACCCTGGTTCGACGAGAAAGCTATCCGGCGTGCGGCAATCGCGGGGCGGGTTCCAACGATGACTACACTCTCGGCGGCATTTGCGGCGGCGGAAGGAATCAGTGCGTTGCGCCGGGGCACGATCACAGTCCGCAGCCTGCAGGAGTTGCACGCAAATATCGGGGCCGCGGAAGTGCGATAGACTCTCTGTTTGTGCGGTGGGAACGGAGGTCACATGGTCCGGTATCTCGGTTTCTTGCTTCTGGTAATCGCTACCGTCGCTCTTGCCCAGGCACCGAAGACCCCTCCCCCAGTCAAGGGTCCGCCGGTCAAAACTCCATCCGGCCTTGAGTACTGGGACATCAAAGTAGGCACAGGGAAGGTCGCGAAAGCTGCGGATGACGTCACCGTGAACTACACCGGATGGGTGGAGAAGACGGGCAAGAAGTTCGACAGCTCGATCGATCGAGGAGAGCCCTTTACGATGACAATCGATTCGACGCGAGTGATCAAGGGTTGGACCGAGGGTCTGAAGGGAATGCGCGTGGGCGGCATACGGCGCTTACGAATTCCACCGCAACTCGCATACGGTGCTCAAGGCGCCGGCAAGAACATTCCGCCGAGTGCGACTCTGATCTTCGATATTGAGCTTCTGTCCGTGCGCTGAATCGCACAGTTCTGTGCGTGACCAGGTGTTCCCGCAGCCAGCAGAACAATAAAGTCCCGCGTCAGCCGGGCTTCTGCTTTCAGAGCTTGTGCTAATTCACTTTCGCTTCCTTCGTTGGCGACCACTCTTTCAAGAAGCTTGCGACGGCGGTCAGGCTGTACCCGCGTCCCTGTTCAAGCTTGCTGGTGTCTTGGGAGTGCAGGAGTTTACCTGCAGAGTCGAGGACGAAAATGTGCGGATAGCCGGGGACCTTCCCGTATTTCGAGATGACTGCTTCGTTCTTATTCTCGGGGCTGAAGTTCACCTTCACCATAACGAAGTTTTCGTCGCGGTATTGGCGGATCGTAGTGTTCTCTGCGAAGAACTTGTCGAAGTAACCGCACCAGACGCACCATTTGCCGCCGATTTCGACAAGCACGTTGCGATGCGTGCGCTGGGCTTCCTTAACTGCCGCGGCGATGTCCT
Proteins encoded in this region:
- a CDS encoding thioredoxin family protein, translated to MKYRFAALTLFATMLVSTLAIGQSKPAASGKPQATSGYVPVMEYDPKRDAAKDIAAAVKEAQRTHRNVLVEIGGKWCVWCGYFDKFFAENTTIRQYRDENFVMVKVNFSPENKNEAVISKYGKVPGYPHIFVLDSAGKLLHSQDTSKLEQGRGYSLTAVASFLKEWSPTKEAKVN
- a CDS encoding FKBP-type peptidyl-prolyl cis-trans isomerase codes for the protein MVRYLGFLLLVIATVALAQAPKTPPPVKGPPVKTPSGLEYWDIKVGTGKVAKAADDVTVNYTGWVEKTGKKFDSSIDRGEPFTMTIDSTRVIKGWTEGLKGMRVGGIRRLRIPPQLAYGAQGAGKNIPPSATLIFDIELLSVR
- the carB gene encoding carbamoyl-phosphate synthase large subunit, which codes for MPRRNDISKILIIGSGPIVIGQSAEFDYSGTQACKALKSEGYEVVLVNSNPATIMTDPEMADRTYVEPITRTYVEEIIRKEVALGVGKGMAVLPTVGGQTALNMAVELADEGVLEKYGVKLIGAQLEAIKKAEDRLLFKDAMTRIGLDVPRSALVNNLKDGLEFSEKIGFPVVLRPSFTLGGSGGGIAYNREELVELLSRGLDLSPVHEVLIEESVLGWKEFELELMRDFNDNVIVICSIENFDAMGVHTGDSITVAPAQTLTDREYQRMRDAAIKVIREIGVETGGSNIQFAVHPQTGRMIVIEMNPRVSRSSALASKATGFPIAKIAAKLAVGYTLDEITNDITRKTPACFEPTLDYVVVKIPKWQFEKFTGADETLGPQMKSVGEVMAIGRTFKQALLKGVRSLETGRRLGSEPIEPKIVTKRLVTPHPERLQYMRWALSNGWSVEQVYEFTKIDPWFLYQLQEIGEAQSELEQLNPSEVNEDQLRGAKRMGFSDARLADVWHIGNGHGAAETVRNMRKKHGLTPVFKRVDTCAAEFESYTPYMYSTYEDEDEATPTNRKKVIILGAGPNRIGQGIEFDYCCCHAAFALREDGFETIMVNCNPETVSTDYDTSDRLYFEPLTLEDVLSIYEHEATSGAEIGMIVQFGGQTPLNLALPLKAAGVPIIGTSPESIDLAEDRKRFGKLLEELDIPQPPGGTATSIEEALQVANRIGYPVLVRPSYVLGGRAMVIAYDDNAVIKYMKEAVEYSQERPILIDHFLEEATEVDVDCLSDGEDVVIGGIMQHIEEAGIHSGDSSCVLPSVDLSPKVLATIRDHSFRLARALKVIGLMNVQYAVQREKVFVIEVNPRASRTVPYVSKATGIAMAKIAARLMTGRKLREFVPENVRMQKDLDTGSCYFVKSPVFPWGKFPGVDTVLGPEMRSTGEVMGVADNFGEAFAKAQISAGQMLPTQGTVFISVEEHDKPQVAELARKFVDMGFRLVATHGTAAVLQKAGMEVERVFKVNEGRPNVVDLIKGQRIQLIINTPHGAEPWFDEKAIRRAAIAGRVPTMTTLSAAFAAAEGISALRRGTITVRSLQELHANIGAAEVR